One Gossypium hirsutum isolate 1008001.06 chromosome A11, Gossypium_hirsutum_v2.1, whole genome shotgun sequence genomic window carries:
- the LOC107923333 gene encoding cytochrome P450 704C1 translates to MDFSYSFTFTALVLLLSLISLTFFTAKLKQKQTKNKYHPVAGTIINLLLNFNRLHHYMAHLAAKYRTYRLLSPYRSEIHTSEPANVEYILKTNFDNYGKGEYNHSLLRDFFGEGIFTVDGDKWRQQRKASSYEFSTKVLRDFSSVVFRKNVARLANIVSEAANSNETMDMQDLFMKSTLDSIFKVAFGVELDSMCGSNVEGKEFATAFDNASVLVVYRYVDLFWKIKRYLNIGSEAALKRNIKVVDNFVFKLIHNKIEQLRDSKDDSAVIKKADILTRYLQLNDTDPKYLRDTIINFTGAGKDTTASTLSWFIYMLCKHPDVQEKVAVEVKEATKSMEVKDVDEFAASLREEALEKMHYLHAAITETIRLYPAVPMDGKICFSDDTLPDGFSVRKDDLIVYQPYAMGRMKFIWGDDAEEFRPERWLDKNGMFRSESPFKFTAFQAGPRVCLGKDFAYRQMKIFSAVLLRCFVFKLSDENREVTYRTMINLHIDGGLHVRAFHRCRT, encoded by the exons ATGGATTTCTCCTACTCATTTACCTTTACAGCTTTGGTTCTGCTCCTCTCCCTAATCTCCCTCACCTTCTTCACTGcgaaattgaaacaaaaacagACAAAGAACAAGTACCACCCCGTTGCCGGCACGATTATTAACCTGCTACTCAACTTTAATAGATTGCATCATTATATGGCTCATCTTGCAGCCAAGTATCGGACCTACAGGCTACTTTCTCCTTACAGGAGTGAGATTCATACCTCGGAACCTGCCAACGTTGAATATATACTCAAAACCAACTTCGATAATTATGGCAAG GGTGAGTATAATCACAGCCTGCTAAGGGATTTTTTTGGCGAGGGAATTTTCACAGTGGATGGGGATAAATGGCGTCAACAGAGGAAGGCATCAAGCTATGAATTCTCAACAAAGGTGTTGAGAGATTTCAGCAGTGTTGTCTTTCGGAAAAATGTGGCACGACTTGCCAATATAGTGTCTGAGGCAGCTAATTCCAATGAGACAATGGATATGCAA GACTTGTTTATGAAATCGACTTTGGATTCAATATTCAAAGTTGCATTTGGGGTTGAACTAGATAGCATGTGTGGATCCAATGTAGAAGGCAAGGAGTTTGCAACTGCTTTTGATAATGCAAGTGTTTTGGTCGTTTACCGATACGTCGATCTCTTTTGGAAGATCAAGAGATATCTTAACATCGGATCGGAAGCTGCATTAAAGAGAAATATAAAAGTGGTTGACAATTTTGTGTTTAAGCTGATCCATAACAAGATTGAGCAACTACGCGACTCCAAGGACGATTCGGCTGTA ATAAAAAAGGCAGACATTTTAACTAGATACCTCCAATTGAATGACACTGACCCAAAATACTTGAGAGATACAATTATTAACTTCACAGGTGCTGGAAAAGACACAACAGCGTCCACTCTGTCGTGGTTTATATACATGCTTTGCAAACATCCTGATGTTCAAGAAAAGGTTGCCGTGGAAGTGAAGGAAGCAACAAAATCAATGGAGGTTAAAGATGTTGATGAATTCGCTGCTAGCCTGAGAGAAGAGGCTTTAGAAAAAATGCACTATCTTCATGCAGCTATAACTGAAACTATAAGGCTCTACCCGGCAGTTCCTATG GATGGAAAGATATGTTTCTCTGATGATACTCTGCCAGATGGTTTTAGTGTGAGGAAAGATGATTTGATTGTTTATCAACCTTATGCAATGGGTAGAATGAAGTTCATTTGGGGTGATGATGCAGAGGAGTTCAGACCCGAGAGATGGCTCGACAAGAACGGCATGTTCCGATCAGAAAGCCCTTTCAAGTTTACAGCTTTCCAG GCAGGGCCTCGAGTGTGTCTGGGTAAGGACTTTGCCTATAGACAGATGAAGATTTTCTCAGCTGTTCTTCTCCGCTGCTTCGTATTCAAATTGAGTGATGAGAATAGAGAAGTGACATACAGGACGATGATCAATCTTCATATAGACGGGGGCCTTCACGTTCGTGCATTTCACCGATGTCGGACTTAA